One region of Bombus affinis isolate iyBomAffi1 chromosome 3, iyBomAffi1.2, whole genome shotgun sequence genomic DNA includes:
- the LOC126914377 gene encoding dystonin isoform X10, producing the protein MSTQAYYKERLGFDPADTVAEHHREQRSQHGYEESLSKFKGQNENGFSWMMEGRENWRVEGATEHRSGSTQAFWGCWAMFIEAHDERDAIQKKTFTKWVNKHLKKHWKYVKTYTCLHVCVLVNNQPCCSPTASRHVGDLFEDLRDGHNLISLLEVLSGEHLPRERGRMRFHMLQNVQMALDFLRYKKIKLVNIRAEDIVDGNPKLTLGLIWTIILHFQSWRRKISDIVVGQESNVTAREALLRWARRSTARYPGVRVTDFTGSWRDGLAFSALIHRNRPDLVDWKGARASQPRERLDRVFYVAEREYGVTRLLDPEDVDTPEPDEKSLITYISSLYDVFPEPPTIHPLYDAEDQRRSEEYRELASSLHMWIREKMCLMQERVFPPTLIEMKNLAAGSTKFKNEEVPPRYRDKQRLSYIFRDLQKYFEAVGEVDIEPHLRIEVIEENWNRLMMLHQEREQAIIDEIKRLERLQRLAEKVHREMKATDNRLEELERRVEDEARRLDRLHPLEAKHAVDLLEQDIRNTEVQIQNIFPDVHTLTEGRYSQAAELRKRVQKLHQRWVALRSLLHKRLVQPLSAVSFPVEERVVTKHRTTVHETRLVDTNPHFRALHDCIDWCKAKIKQLQDADYGSDLPSVQNELEVHQREHKNIEQFHPKVERCVQAKSHFHAEELTLYSQHLTVLQKLHTELLAASNKRLSDLDTLHDFIQSATNELVWLSSKEETEVTRDWSDKNLNVQSIEQYYERTFGSGIESLMSDLEKREIQFSAVQDRGEALVLQHHPAAKTIEAYMSAMQSQWTWLLQLTLCLEVHLKHAAQSQQFFRDVQQAEQWISKRDESLNTIYSQSEFSLDEGERLLKGMQELREELNSYGDHVQKLVDQAKDVVPMKQRRQPVARPMQVTCVCSYKQVNMSIEKGEQCTLYDNSGRIKWRVKNQEGVESPVPGVCFALQPPDKDALDAAERLRRQYDRSVGLWQRKQLRLRQNMIFATIKVVKGWDLPQFLAMGQDQRTAIRKALNEDADKLLSEGDPADPQLRRLKRETAEVNKLFDELEKRARAEEESKNAGRIFNEQISAIQEALDEAERVLNTRIAAPLPRDIDSLEHLVLQHKDFEQTLKRQTSDLDKVQQTFRGITLKTPAMRNKLDAVTTKWTNIWNSSNLYIERLKCVEIVLSSLEENTTSVSELEVKLASFDELPPDLKGLQNVLEDLMVLQNAISQQQTAMDKLNEDTQNARHVVEKSRPSHRGSHSDMDRLDDEVNKLNSRWTNLCAQLVERVRSAEAAYGLAQQLEHAYRNEVDFIDESYEKLEVENAKNLLNKVVERAPAIEAVNVTGSRLIREGKIYGQRLRAFTEQLEDICPSLDASVKKPRREFVSTVDDVARDLDTLNKRYTTLVELLQERVTQLAAQQTEETSQQFQEALEGLQKWLTDTEEMVSNQKSPSSDYNVVKAQLQEQKFLKKMLMDQQNSMSSSYNMGQEVAAEAEPKEQKKIEKQLKDLMARFDNLTESAAKRMEALEQAMGVAKQFQDKLIPLQTWLDKTEKRVRDMELVPTDEEKIQQRVTEHDGLHEDILSKKPEFSELTEVASQLMSLVGEDEAAALADKLQDAADRYAALVERSESLGNLLQRSRQGLRHLVLSYQELQAWMEGMEIRLSKYRVLAVHTEKLLQQMEDLADLTEEVSTRQTEVDSTTDTGLELMKHISSDEALQLKDKLDSLQRRFNDLVSRGSDLLKHAQESLPLVQQFHDNHNRLMDWMQAAESALQSAEPREDEIIRLEMEISEYRPVLDKINAVGPQLSQLSPGEGAATIEALVIRDNRRFAAIAEQIQRKAERLQLSKQRSLEVIGDIDDLLEWFHEVDNQLREAEPPSSEPEIIRVQLKEHKALNDDISSQKGRVRDVISTAKKVIRENGQYEDKSTIRENMEDLRETMEIVSGLSMDRLGALEQALPLAEHLRDTHIDLVSWLEEAEQQVAMLPMPALRPDLIAAQQDKNEFLVQSINEHKPLVEKLNKTGEALLKLCNEEEGMKIQDILEADTTRYAALRAELRGRQQTLEQALQESSQFSDKLEGMLRALSSTADQVNGAEPISAHPGRLRDQMEENSALVDELAQRSEAYAAVRRAADDVISKAGNRADPAVKDIKRKLDKLNKLWSDVQKSTTDRGQTLDEALAIAEKFWSELNGVMSTLRELQDALAGQAPPAAQPAAIQQQQVALQEIRHEIDQTKPDVEQVRASGHELMGLCGEPDKPDVRKHIEDLDQAWDNVTALYARREENLIDAMEKAMEFHETLQNLLEFLQEAEDKFSSMGLLGSDIDEVKKQIKQLANFKAEVDPHMVKVEALNRSLIRQAAELTERTSSEQAAAIKEPLGAVNRRWDGLLRGLVERQRLLENALLRLGQFQHALDELLVWIEKTDDTLDNLKAVAGDPQVIEVELAKLKVLVNDIQAHQTSVDTLNDAGRQLIEDGKGTAEASTTAEKLGTLNRRWRDLLQRAADRQRELEDALREAQTFTAEIQDLLSWLGDVDNTIVASKPVGGLPETASEQLERFMEVYNELEQNRLKVESVLQQGQAYLKRADSTSAGGLNHNLRTLKQRWDNVTARASDKKIKLEIALKEATEFHDALQSFVDWLTNAEKILTNLKPVSRVMETILGQIEEHKAFQKDVGVHRETMLNLDKKGTHLKYFSQKQDVILIKNLLISVQHRWERVVSKSAERTRALDHGYKEAREFHDAWSNIMNWLDETEKTLDEVASDGALGGNDPEKIKARLNKHRELQKALSAKQGTYDATMKNGKSLKDKAPKSDEFALKELLNELKNKWTTVCGKCVDRQRKLEEALLFSGQFKDAIQALLEWLSKSEKQLADTGPLYGDLDTVMNLVEQHKTFEKDLESRVSQMESVIKTGRELLAKATPDDASAIGSQLAEINNLWDTVTKLSSDKTERLQEALREAERLHKAVHVLLEWLSDAEMKLRFAGQLPEDEQESRNQLMEHEKFLRELSTKEIEKDQTLELAHVILAKAHPDGALVIKHWITIIQSRWEEVSTWAQQRNQRLENHMRGLQDLDNLLEELLSWLEGLENTLNALEAEPLPDDKATLEMLIVDHREFMENTSRRQNEVDRVCKARQIKSAKDTMKITKAKSPAPTRASPGRERTPDLLPHIGPRFPPKGSKGAEPEFRSPRVKLLWDRWRHVWMLAWERQRRLQDKYNYIQELDRVANFSWEDWRKRFLKFMNHKKSRLTDLFRKMDKNNDGLIPREDFIQGIMNTKFETSRLEMGAVADLFDRHGEGLIDWKEFIAALRPDWEERRTYNDTDKIHDEVKRLVMLCTCRQKFRVFQVGEGKYRFGDSQKLRLVRILRSTVMVRVGGGWVALDEFLLKNDPCRVFLMPIPDPNKPEQHEGWCPLAKGRTNIELREQFILADGVSQTMTAFRSKPSPTSTLQRTPISSANAGPITKVRERSARSVPMGQSRASRSSLSAGTPDSLSDNESSFKLGSARKTSTPYRSSMTPGGSRPSSRPTSRPTSRPTSRPGSRPASRQGSKPPSRYGSTQSLDSTDDSTNVSRIPRRTAVSTTGNTPTSSRHNSVSGKRLSVNGSSSRPRTPTGLVSPASGVPASRSRIPVYVGTDIKSPQSTTSNISTHSTQSNYSTVSTDSTGTRTPSSGSSTPLPPSLKLSRKPSGASDTSVSTTPATKRKGKPTPIDQRAPFRL; encoded by the exons ATGTCCACTCAAGCTTATTACAAGGAGAGGCTCGGTTTCGATCCGGCCGATACCGTGGCGGAACATCATCGTGAGCAGAGATCGCAGCACGGATACGAGGAGTCTCTTTCCAAGTTCAAAGGTCAGAACGAAAATGGATTTTCGTGGATGATGGAAGGACGGGAAAATTGGCGGGTAGAAGGGGCCACAGAACACCGTTCCGGCAGCACTCAGGCTTTCTGGGGTTGCTGGGCGATGTTCATCGAGGCGCACG ACGAACGAGACGCGATCCAAAAGAAAACATTTACCAAATGGGTGAACAAGCATCTGAAAAAG CATTGGAAGTACGTGAAG ACTTACACGTGCCTACACGTGTGCGTCCTTGTGAACAACCAACCATGCTGTTCCCCCACT GCCAGCAGACATGTCGGAGATCTGTTCGAAGACCTGCGGGACGGGCACAACCTCATTTCCTTGCTGGAGGTACTCTCGGGCGAGCATCTT CCGCGAGAGAGAGGTCGGATGCGTTTCCACATGCTGCAGAACGTACAAATGGCTCTTGACTTTTTGCGCTATAAGAAGATCAAGCTCGTTAATATTCGTGCTGAAGACATTGTCGATGGAAACCCAAAGTTGACTCTAGGTTTGATATGGACCATCATACTTCACTTCCAG AGCTGGCGTCGCAAG aTATCCGATATCGTAGTGGGTCAGGAATCGAACGTGACTGCCCGCGAAGCTCTTCTGAGATGGGCCAGACGATCGACGGCGCGTTATCCTGGAGTGCGCGTCACGGACTTTACCGGATCGTGGAGGGACGGGCTAGCTTTCAGCGCATTAATCCATCGAAACAGACCAGATCTGGTCGATTGGAAAGGTGCTCGTGCTAGTCAACCACGAGAGCGGCTCGATCGGGTCTTCTACGTCGCGGAGCGCGAGTATGGCGTTACGAGGCTTCTCGATCCCGAAG ACGTGGACACTCCTGAACCGGATGAGAAGTCCTTGATAACGTACATCTCTTCGCTCTACGACGTGTTCCCGGAGCCGCCAACGATTCACCCGTTGTACGATGCCGAGGACCAGAGGCGCTCGGAGGAATATAGAGAGCTAGCTAGTTCCCTCCACATGTGGATCCGCGAAAAAATGTGCCTGATGCAGGAACGTGTCTTCCCGCCGACCTTgatagaaatgaaaaatttggcGGCCGGCAGTACGAAATTCAAGAATGAGGAAGTACCGCCCAGATACAGAGACAAACAACGACTTTCTTACATCTTCAGGGATTTGCAAAAGTACTTCGAAGCGGTCGGTGAGGTGGACATCGAACCTCACTTACGTATCGAGGTTATTGAAGAAAATTGGAATAGATTGATGATGCTGCATCAGGAAAGAGAACAGGCGATAATCGACGAAATTAAACG ACTCGAACGACTGCAACGATTAGCAGAGAAAGTGCACAGAGAGATGAAGGCGACCGACAATCGATTGGAGGAACTCGAGAGACGAGTGGAGGACGAAGCCAGGCGTCTCGATCGACTTCATCCTCTGGAAGCGAAACATGCGGTGGATCTTTTGGAACAGGATATTCGTAACACCGAGGTCCAGAtccaaaatatttttccagACGTGCATACACTTACCGAGGGGCGATACAGTCAGGCGGCCGAACTTCGCAAAAG AGTTCAGAAGCTACATCAACGGTGGGTCGCCCTGCGATCTCTTCTTCATAAACGTTTGGTACAGCCGCTGTCGGCCGTATCTTTCCCGGTAGAAGAACGCGTCGTTACGAAACACCGTACTACCGTCCATGAAACCCGATTGGTCGACACCAATCCACATTTCCGTGCGTTACACGACTGCATCGACTGGTGTAAGGCGAAGATCAAACAGCTCCAGGATGCAGACTATGGCTCCGATTTACCTAGCGTGCAGAACGAACTGGAGGTTCACCAAAGAGAACACAAGAATATCGAGCAGTTCCATCCTAAAGTGGAGAGATGTGTGCAGGCTAAGAGCCACTTTCACGCCGAGGAATTGACATTGTACAGCCAACATCTGACTGTTCTTCAAAAACTTCACACTGAATTATTGGCGGCCTCGAATAAGAGACTTTCCGATTTGGACACTCTACATGACTTTATACAATCGGCGACTAATGAACTGGTTTGGCTGAGTTCTAAGGAGGAGACGGAGGTGACACGCGATTGGAGTGACAAGAATTTGAACGTGCAAAGTATCGAGCAGTATTACGAG CGTACGTTTGGATCTGGTATAGAG TCCCTTATGAGCGACCTAGAGAAGCGGGAGATTCAATTCTCCGCGGTGCAAGATCGAGGCGAAGCTCTGGTCCTTCAACATCATCCCGCCGCGAAAACAATCGAAGCTTACATGTCCGCCATGCAGAGTCAATGGACCTGGCTTCTTCAATTAACTCTTTGTCTAGAAGTTCATCTGAAACACGCAGCACAGAGTCAACAATTTTTCCGGGATGTTCAACAGGCTGAACAGTGGATCTCGAAGAGAGATGAGTCGCTCAACACCATTTATTCCCAATCAGAATTCTCCTTGGACGAGGGTGAACGTTTATTGAAGGGTATGCAAGAACTGCGCGAAGAATTGAATAGTTACGGCGATCATGTGCAGAAACTGGTTGATCAAGCGAAGGACGTGGTTCCTATGAAGCAACGTCGACAGCCTGTGGCACGGCCTATGCAAGTTACGTGCGTCTGCAGTTACAAACAAGTCAAC ATGTCGATTGAGAAGGGCGAACAGTGTACGTTATACGACAACTCTGGTAGGATAAAATGGCGCGTAAAGAATCAAGAAGGCGTCGAGTCCCCTGTTCCAGGCGTCTGCTTTGCTCTTCAGCCACCTGATAAGGATGCTCTCGATGCTGCGGAAAGATTGCGACGACAATATGATCGAAGCGTTGGATTATGGCAACGGAAACAGCTTCGATTACGACAAAACATGATTTTCGCGACCATCAAAGTGGTCAAAGGCTGGGATCTACCGCAGTTCTTGGCTATGGGTCAGGATCAGAGAACTGCTATCAGAAAAGCCTTGAACGAGGATGCTGATAAACTGCTGTCCGAGGGCGATCCTGCTGATCCACAATTGAGGCGACTGAAGCGAGAAACGGCCGAAGTGAACAAATTGTTCGATGAACTGGAGAAACGTGCCAGAGCGGAGGAAGAGTCAAAGAACGCGGGACGTATTTTCAATGAACAGATATCTGCCATTCAAGAAGCATTAGACGAAGCAGAGAGAGTTCTGAATACTCGCATAGCTGCGCCATTACCAAGAGACATTGACAGCTTAGAACATCTGGTTCTGCAACACAAAGATTTCGAGCAAACTCTCAAACGTCAAACATCAGATCTAGATAAAGTTCAGCAAACTTTCCGTGGTATTACTTTGAAGACTCCAGCCATGAGAAACAAGCTCGACGCTGTTACCACCAAATGGACAAATATTTGGAACTCGAGCAATCTGTACATCGAGCGGCTAAAGTGTGTTGAGATCGTGCTTTCTAGTCTTGAGGAGAACACAACCTCGGTATCCGAATTGGAAGTGAAATTGGCATCGTTCGACGAGCTGCCACCGGACCTGAAGGGATTACAGAATGTACTAGAAGATCTGATGGTGCTTCAAAATGCCATCTCTCAACAGCAAACTGCAATGGATAAACTGAACGAAGATACGCAGAACGCAAGACATGTTGTTGAAAAGTCGAGGCCAAGTCATCGTGGCTCTCATTCTGATATGGATCGCTTAGACGATGAAGTGAACAAACTAAACTCCAGATGGACCAATCTCTGTGCTCAGTTGGTCGAAAGAGTTCGCAGCGCGGAAGCAGCTTATGGCCTAGCTCAACAGTTAGAACATGCCTACCGTAACGAGGTTGACTTTATTGACGAATCGTACGAAAAACTCGAGGTGGAGAATGCGAAG AATCTATTGAACAAGGTGGTAGAACGAGCGCCGGCGATCGAAGCAGTAAATGTGACGGGCAGTCGATTGATTCGTGAAGGAAAG ATCTACGGACAAAGGCTTCGAGCGTTCACGGAACAGCTGGAAGATATCTGCCCGTCTTTGGATGCTTCGGTGAAAAAACCGCGACGAGAGTTCGTCTCAACGGTTGATGACGTCGCTCGTGATCTAGATACTCTGAACAAGAGGTACACCACGCTGGTGGAACTTCTTCAGGAACGGGTTACACAGCTGGCAGCGCAACAAACCGAGGAGACATCTCAACAG TTCCAGGAGGCTCTGGAGGGTCTCCAGAAATGGCTAACGGACACAGAGGAAATGGTATCCAACCAGAAATCACCATCGTCGGATTACAACGTAGTTAAGGCGCAATTACAAGAGCAAAAATTCCTGAAGAAGATGCTAATGGATCAGCAAAACTCAATGTCCTCCTCGTACAACATGGGCCAAGAAGTGGCGGCTGAGGCGGAGCCTAAGGAACAGAAGAAGATCGAGAAACAACTAAAAGATTTGATGGCAAGATTCGATAATCTTACGGAAAGCGCTGCTAAGAGAATGGAAGCACTCGAACAAGCGATGGGAGTAGCGAAACAGTTCCAGGATAAACTGATACCACTTCAAACTTGGCTGGACAAGACCGAAAAACGCGTGAGAGATATGGAGTTGGTTCCAACGGACGAGGAAAAAATCCAGCAACGCGTTACCGAACACGATGGTCTTCACGAGGATATTCTGTCAAAGAAACCTGAATTCAGTGAACTTACAGAGGTTGCTAGTCAACTAATGTCCCTGGTAGGCGAGGATGAAGCCGCTGCTTTGGCTGACAAACTTCAGGATGCGGCTGATAGATACGCTGCATTGGTCGAACGATCGGAATCTCTTGGTAACTTGCTTCAACGTTCGAGACAGGGTTTACGTCATCTGGTACTCAGCTATCAAGAACTTCAGGCTTGGATGGAGGGTATGGAAATCAGATTGTCGAAATACAGAGTGCTGGCCGTGCATACGGAGAAGCTTCTTCAACAAATGGAAGACCTAGCTGACTTGACCGAAGAGGTTTCGACTCGACAGACGGAAGTAGACAGTACCACCGATACTGGATTGGAATTAATGAAACACATCTCGAGCGACGAGGCGCTTCAATTGAAAGATAAACTCGATTCTTTGCAACGGCGATTTAATGATTTGGTTAGTCGAGGTTCCGACTTGCTGAAGCACGCGCAAGAGTCTCTTCCATTGGTGCAACAATTCCATGATAATCATAATCGTTTAATGGATTGGATGCAGGCTGCGGAATCGGCTCTGCAATCAGCCGAACCTCGCGAGGATGAAATTATTAGATTAGAAATGGAAATATCGGAATATAGACCAGTTCTAGACAAGATCAACGCCGTTGGGCCGCAGTTGTCTCAGTTATCTCCGGGTGAAGGGGCGGCGACTATCGAAGCTCTAGTCATCAGAGACAACAGGAGATTCGCCGCCATTGCCGAGCAGATTCAACGAAAGGCTGAGAGGCTTCAGCTGAGTAAGCAACGTTCGCTGGAAGTGATCGGTGATATCGACGATTTACTAGAATGGTTCCATGAAGTGGATAATCAATTGAGGGAAGCAGAACCACCGAGCAGCGAACCGGAAATCATCAGGGTACAATTGAAGGAGCATAAAGCCTTGAACGACGACATATCCAGTCAGAAAGGACGTGTTAGGGATGTTATATCCACGGCAAAGAAGGTGATCCGTGAAAATGGTCAATACGAGGACAAATCTACGATCAGAGAAAATATGGAGGACTTACGAGAAACCATGGAAATCGTATCCGGTCTTTCAATGGATAGACTCGGTGCTCTGGAACAAGCTTTGCCATTGGCTGAACATTTACGCGACACTCACATTGATTTAGTCAGCTGGTTAGAGGAGGCTGAACAACAAGTCGCAATGCTTCCTATGCCTGCTTTAAGACCCGATCTAATAGCCGCCCAACAGGACAAGAATGAGTTCCTCGTGCAGAGTATCAACGAACACAAACCTTTGGTCGAGAAGCTGAACAAAACTGGTGAAGCATTGTTGAAGCTGTGCAATGAAGAAGAAGGTATGAAAATACAGGACATATTGGAAGCAGACACTACTCGATATGCAGCCCTCAGAGCAGAACTTCGTGGTCGACAGCAGACTCTCGAACAAGCACTTCAGGAATCTTCTCAGTTCTCCGACAAGCTGGAAGGAATGCTGCGTGCTCTCTCATCAACTGCCGATCAAGTAAATGGCGCCGAACCGATCAGCGCTCATCCTGGTCGGTTAAGAGATCAGATGGAAGAGAATTCCGCTCTGGTCGACGAATTGGCTCAAAGATCCGAGGCCTATGCGGCTGTGAGGAGGGCCGCCGATGACGTGATCAGCAAGGCAGGTAATAGAGCTGATCCAGCCGTAAAGGACATCAAACGGAAGCTGGACAAATTGAACAAACTATGGAGCGACGTGCAAAAGTCGACGACCGACAGAGGTCAAACGTTAGACGAAGCTTTGGCGATCGCCGAAAAATTCTGGTCCGAGTTGAATGGCGTGATGTCGACTCTGCGAGAGCTTCAGGATGCTCTTGCTGGTCAGGCGCCACCAGCAGCTCAACCTGCTGCCATCCAACAGCAACAGGTTGCCTTGCAGGAGATTAGGCACGAAATCGACCAAACGAAACCAGATGTCGAGCAAGTACGAGCTTCTGGTCACGAGTTGATGGGTCTTTGCGGTGAGCCAGACAAACCAGATGTTAGAAAGCATATTGAAGATTTGGATCAAGCATGGGATAACGTGACTGCCCTATATGCCAGAAGAGAGGAAAATCTGATCGATGCTATGGAGAAGGCCATGGAGTTCCACGAGACCTTGCAAAATCTTTTGGAGTTCCTACAAGAAGCCGAGGACAAGTTCTCCAGTATGGGACTGCTAGGAAGCGACATCGACGAAGTTAAAAAACAGATCAAACAATTGGCCAATTTCAAAGCCGAAGTAGATCCTCACATGGTCAAGGTCGAAGCTCTAAACAG GAGTCTGATAAG ACAAGCTGCCGAACTGACAGAGAGAACGTCCTCGGAACAAGCTGCGGCCATCAAAGAACCGCTTGGTGCCGTTAACAGACGGTGGGACGGACTGCTTCGAGGTCTCGTGGAGAGGCAAAGACTCTTGGAGAACGCGTTACTACGTCTAGGGCAATTCCAGCACGCTCTAGACGAGTTGTTGGTATGGATCGAGAAGACGGACGACACTTTGGATAACTTGAAGGCCGTTGCCGGCGATCCTCAAGTGATCGAAGTGGAATTAGCTAAACTGAAAGTACTTGTGAATGATATTCAAGCCCATCAGACCAGCGTGGACACTCTGAACGACGCTGGAAGACAGTTAATAGAGGATGGAAAGGGAACAGCCGAAGCTTCGACGACTGCTGAGAAATTAGGCACTTTGAATCGTCGTTGGCGCGATTTGTTGCAACGTGCTGCTGATCGTCAACGAGAACTGGAAGATGCGCTTAGAGAAGCGCAAACCTTTACGGCGGAGATACAGGACCTTTTGTCTTGGCTGGGTGATGTGGACAATACCATAGTAGCTTCGAAACCTGTTGGAGGATTGCCGGAAACGGCTTCAGAACAGTTAGAACGCTTTATGGAAGTGTACAACGAATTGGAACAAAATCGTTTGAAAGTCGAATCGGTTCTTCAACAAGGACAAGCATACTTGAAGCGTGCCGATTCTACTAGTGCCGGTGGTCTGAATCACAACTTGAGGACTTTGAAACAACGATGGGATAATGTGACTGCTCGCGCAAGTGATAAAAAGATCAAGCTTGAGATCGCTCTGAAAGAGGCTACAGAGTTCCACGATGCACTCCAATCGTTTGTCGATTGGTTAACCAACGCGGAGAAGATTCTCACGAATCTGAAACCTGTGTCGAGGGTAATGGAAACTATACTCGGACAGATAGAGGAACACAAAGCGTTTCAGAAAGACGTTGGAGTTCATCGTGAGACTATGCTGAACCTCGATAAGAAGGGCACGCATTTGAAATACTTTTCACAGAAACAGGACGTGATTCTAATCAAAAACTTGTTGATAAGTGTGCAACACAGATGGGAAAGAGTAGTTTCGAAGTCTGCAGAGAGAACCAGGGCTCTTGATCACGGATACAAAGAGGCCAGAGAATTCCACGATGCTTGGTCCAATATAATGAACTGGCTCGACGAAACGGAGAAGACTTTGGACGAGGTTGCCAGTGATGGCGCCCTTGGAGGAAATGATCCAGAGAAGATCAAAGCTAGATTGAATAAGCACCGTGAATTGCAGAAAGCTCTCAGCGCCAAACAGGGTACCTATGACGCAACTATGAAGAATGGAAAATCATTAAAAGACAAAGCGCCTAAAAGCGACGAATTTGCTCTAAAAGAACTTTTGAATGAGTTGAAGAACAAGTGGACCACTGTTTGTGGTAAGTGCGTGGATAGACAGAGGAAGCTCGAGGAAGCATTGTTGTTCTCGGGACAATTCAAGGACGCTATTCAAGCGTTGCTGGAATGGCTTAGTAAGTCTGAGAAGCAGCTGGCGGACACCGGTCCACTTTATGGCGACCTTGATACTGTAATGAATTTGGTTGAACAACATAAGACCTTCGAGAAGGATCTCGAATCCAGAGTCTCTCAGATGGAATCTGTAATCAAAACGGGTCGCGAGCTTCTTGCTAAGGCGACACCTGATGATGCATCTGCTATAGGATCACAGCTTGCTGAAATAAATAATCTTTGGGACACGGTAACCAAGTTGTCCTCTGACAAGACTGAACGACTCCAAGAAGCCCTCAGAGAGGCTGAACGCCTTCACAAGGCAGTTCACGTACTTCTGGAGTGGCTGAGTGATGCTGAGATGAAGCTGAGATTCGCTGGACAGTTGCCGGAAGACGAACAGGAGAGCAGGAATCAGTTGATGGAACACGAAAAGTTCTTGCGTGAATTAAGCaccaaagaaattgaaaaagatcAAACATTGGAGCTGGCTCACGTGATTCTTGCAAAGGCACACCCTGACGGAGCTTTGGTTATCAAACACTGGATCACGATCATTCAGTCCAGATGGGAGGAGGTTTCCACCTGGGCCCAACAAAGGAATCAAAGATTGGAGAATCATATGCGAGGACTTCAG GACCTCGACAATCTTCTGGAAGAACTACTGTCATGGTTAGAAGGTTTGGAGAACACTCTCAACGCTCTCGAAGCTGAGCCTCTACCAGACGATAAAGCTACTTTAGAAATGCTGATTGTGGATCACAGAGAATTTATGGAGAACACCAGTCGAAGACAGAACGAAGTTGACCGCGTCTGCAAAGCCAGACAGATCAAATCTGCGAAAGATACGATGAAGATAACGAAGGCTAAGTCACCTGCTCCAAC CCGAGCCAGCCCAGGCCGTGAGAGAACGCCCGATTTGTTGCCGCACATCGGCCCACGGTTCCCACCCAAAGGAAG CAAAGGTGCCGAACCGGAGTTCCGTAGTCCCAGAGTAAAACTGCTGTGGGACAGGTGGAGACACGTTTGGATGTTGGCGTGGGAACGTCAACGTCGTTTACAGGATAAGTATAATTATATCCAAGAACTGGACCGTGTCGCAAACTTCAGCTGGGAGGATTGGCGCAAGAGA TTCCTGAAATTCATGAACCACAAAAAGTCCAGATTAACAGATCTCTTCAGGAAAATGGATAAGAATAACGACGGACTGATTCCACGGGAGGACTTCATTCAAGGAATCATGAACACCA AATTCGAGACTTCACGGTTAGAAATGGGAGCGGTCGCAGATTTGTTCGATCGCCACGGTGAAGGATTGATAGATTGGAAAGAATTCATCGCAGCTCTAAGACCAGACTGGGAGGAACGCAGAACCTATAACGACACTGACAAGATTCACGATGAAGTGAAACGATTGGTGATGCTTTGTACTTGTCGCCAGAAATTCCGTGTATTTCAAGTTGGCGAAGGAAAATATAGG TTTGGAGACAGTCAAAAGTTGCGGTTGGTTCGGATTCTACGATCGACCGTGATGGTACGAGTCGGTGGTGGATGGGTAGCATTGGACgaatttctattaaaaaatgATCCTTGCCGCG TTTTTCTAATGCCGATACCGGACCCTAACAAACCGGAACAACATGAGGGTTGGTGTCCGCTCG CCAAGGGAAGAACGAATATCGAGCTGCGAGAACAATTCATATTGGCGGATGGCGTCAGCCAGACAATGACGGCGTTCAGATCGAAACCGAGCCCAACCTCGACGCTGCAGCGTACGCCAATCTCATCCGCGAATGCCGGACCCATCACCAAG GTGAGAGAACGCAGCGCTCGCAGCGTTCCCATGGGACAGTCACGAGCATCGCGCTCTTCGTTGAGCGCTGGAACGCCGGACAGCCTAAGCGACAACGAGAGCTCCTTCAAGCTTGGCTCCGCCAGAAAAACAAGTACACCCTACAGAAGCTCTATGACACCGG GCGGTAGTCGACCATCGAGTAGACCAACCTCGAGACCAACGTCCAGACCAACCAGTAGACCCGGAAGTAGGCCCGCATCCAGGCAAGGAAGCAAACCACCGAGTCGCTATGGTTCCACACAGTCGTTGGATAGTACTG ATGATTCGACAAATGTGAGCCGCATTCCACGCAGAACGGCTGTGAGCACGACAGGCAATACTCCCACTTCTAGCAGACACAATAGCGTGTCAGGAAAGCGCTTATCGGTGAACGGTTCGAGCTCACGACCTCGAACGCCCACCGGCCTGGTTAGTCCTGCCAGTGGTGTTCCAGCGAG CCGTTCGAGGATCCCCGTATATGTGGGCACGGATATAAAATCCCCACAATCGACGACCAGCAATATTTCCACTCATTCTACGCAAAGCAACTACTCGACGGTTTCTACCGATTCTACCGG AACAAGGACACCGTCCAGTGGATCGAGCACGCCACTGCCGCCTTCTTTGAAGCTATCGAGGAAACCTTCTGGAGCATCGGATACGTCCGTATCGACCACACCGGCCACTAAACGAAAAGGCAAACC